The following proteins are co-located in the Sphingomonas panacis genome:
- a CDS encoding MarR family winged helix-turn-helix transcriptional regulator, whose amino-acid sequence MEAANEPTLQDSISDRLGYVLRRASGVMMGALGVALAEIGLRPVEATILILVGANTGCTQSEISRLLGIKRANMVPLMAGLVNKRLIERYPVDGRSFALSLSLEGVAQRDAADAIMLAHERRFEALFSGQDIEALRVALARIAQLDTAAQE is encoded by the coding sequence ATGGAGGCAGCGAACGAACCGACATTGCAGGACTCGATCTCGGACCGGCTCGGCTATGTTCTGCGCCGTGCGTCCGGGGTGATGATGGGCGCGCTCGGCGTCGCGCTGGCGGAGATCGGCCTCCGTCCGGTCGAGGCGACGATCCTGATTCTGGTCGGCGCCAACACCGGCTGCACGCAAAGCGAGATCAGCCGGCTGCTCGGTATCAAGCGCGCCAACATGGTGCCGTTGATGGCGGGGCTGGTGAACAAGCGCCTGATCGAGCGATATCCGGTCGACGGCCGGTCCTTCGCATTGTCGCTGTCGCTCGAAGGCGTCGCCCAGCGCGACGCCGCGGACGCGATCATGCTCGCGCACGAGCGGCGCTTCGAAGCTTTGTTCTCCGGCCAAGACATCGAGGCCCTGCGCGTGGCGCTGGCACGGATCGCGCAGTTGGACACCGCGGCGCAGGAATAA
- a CDS encoding aldehyde dehydrogenase, which yields MSGSEVALSIGGTPRATPEQYVRTNPVSGEVATRAAAASVADATAAVDAAAAAFPAWSAVGPTARRMLLLRAADALDAKAQDFVAAMMAEIGATEGWARFNLMLASGMVREAAALTTQISGEVIPSDKPGCIAMALREPAGVVLGMAPWNAPIILGTRAIAVPLACGNTVVLKASEQCPRTHALIIEAFIEAGFGDGIVNLITNAPADAGDVVGAMIDHPAVRRVNFTGSTAVGRIIARRCADNLKPALLELGGKAPLIVLDDADLDEAVKAAAFGAFMNQGQICMSTERIIVVDAIADAFVEKFAAKVGTMPVGDPRDGKTPLGAVVDLKTVSHVQGLIDDAVAAGAVQTNGGAADGVLMPAHVIDKVTPDMKLFREESFGPVVGIIRARDEAHAIDLANDTEYGLSAAVFTRDTARGLRVARQIKSGICHVNGPTVHDEAQMPFGGTKASGYGKFGGKAGIDSFTELRWITIETQPGHFPI from the coding sequence GTGTCAGGTAGCGAAGTAGCCCTTTCGATCGGCGGTACGCCACGCGCCACCCCCGAACAGTATGTGCGGACCAACCCCGTCTCGGGTGAGGTCGCCACGCGCGCCGCCGCCGCGAGCGTCGCCGATGCGACCGCCGCCGTCGATGCGGCGGCTGCGGCCTTCCCGGCATGGTCGGCGGTTGGCCCGACGGCACGCCGCATGTTGCTGCTCAGGGCGGCCGACGCGCTCGACGCCAAAGCCCAGGATTTCGTCGCGGCGATGATGGCGGAGATCGGCGCGACCGAAGGCTGGGCACGTTTCAACCTGATGCTCGCCAGCGGCATGGTGCGCGAGGCGGCGGCGCTGACCACGCAGATCAGCGGCGAGGTGATCCCGTCCGACAAGCCGGGCTGCATCGCGATGGCGCTGCGCGAACCGGCGGGCGTGGTGCTCGGCATGGCGCCGTGGAACGCGCCGATCATCCTCGGCACGCGCGCGATCGCGGTCCCGTTGGCGTGCGGCAATACCGTCGTGCTCAAGGCCTCCGAACAGTGTCCGCGCACGCATGCGCTGATCATCGAAGCGTTCATCGAGGCGGGTTTCGGCGATGGCATCGTCAACCTCATCACCAACGCGCCCGCCGATGCCGGCGACGTGGTCGGCGCGATGATCGACCATCCCGCCGTGCGCCGGGTCAATTTCACCGGATCGACCGCGGTGGGCAGGATCATCGCGCGGCGCTGCGCCGACAACCTCAAGCCCGCGTTGCTCGAACTCGGCGGCAAGGCGCCGCTGATCGTGCTCGACGACGCCGATCTCGACGAGGCGGTGAAGGCGGCCGCGTTCGGTGCGTTCATGAACCAGGGCCAGATCTGTATGTCGACCGAACGGATCATCGTGGTCGATGCGATTGCGGATGCCTTCGTCGAGAAATTCGCCGCCAAGGTCGGCACGATGCCGGTCGGCGATCCGCGCGACGGCAAGACGCCGCTCGGCGCGGTGGTCGATCTCAAGACGGTCAGCCATGTTCAGGGGCTGATCGACGACGCGGTCGCCGCCGGCGCGGTGCAGACCAATGGTGGCGCGGCCGATGGCGTGCTGATGCCCGCGCATGTCATCGACAAGGTGACGCCCGACATGAAGCTGTTCCGCGAGGAGAGTTTCGGCCCCGTCGTCGGCATCATCCGCGCACGTGACGAAGCCCATGCGATCGACCTCGCCAACGATACCGAATATGGTCTGTCGGCGGCGGTGTTCACGCGCGACACCGCGCGGGGGCTTCGCGTCGCGCGGCAGATCAAGTCGGGCATCTGCCACGTCAACGGGCCGACAGTGCATGACGAGGCGCAGATGCCGTTCGGCGGCACCAAGGCGTCGGGCTACGGCAAGTTCGGCGGCAAGGCCGGTATCGACAGCTTCACCGAGTTGCGCTGGATCACGATCGAGACTCAGCCCGGCCATTTCCCGATCTGA
- a CDS encoding DUF3237 domain-containing protein, with protein sequence MTDSSVPTLDFVFSIRVAVSAPVETGLVDGHRRRCIPITGGSVDGPRLHGVVMPLGADWQTIDSDGVTELDARYAIMAHDGTIIEVRNRGVRVAAPEVSDRLARGEPVDPALYYFRTAPRFTVAAGPHDWLRRTLFVGAGLRRPDHVLISIYAVG encoded by the coding sequence GTGACCGACTCCTCCGTCCCGACCCTCGACTTCGTTTTCTCGATCCGGGTGGCGGTGTCCGCGCCGGTCGAGACGGGCTTGGTCGACGGCCATCGCCGCCGCTGCATCCCGATCACGGGCGGTTCGGTCGATGGGCCGCGCCTGCACGGCGTCGTCATGCCGCTCGGCGCGGACTGGCAGACGATCGACTCCGATGGCGTGACCGAACTCGACGCGCGCTATGCGATCATGGCGCACGACGGGACGATCATCGAAGTTCGCAATCGTGGTGTCCGCGTCGCCGCGCCCGAGGTGAGCGATCGGCTCGCGCGCGGTGAGCCAGTCGATCCGGCGCTATATTATTTCCGCACCGCGCCGCGCTTCACCGTCGCCGCCGGCCCACACGATTGGCTGCGCCGGACCCTCTTCGTTGGTGCGGGGCTGCGCCGGCCCGACCACGTTCTCATCAGCATCTACGCCGTCGGCTGA
- a CDS encoding p-hydroxycinnamoyl CoA hydratase/lyase, producing MTIDPVELATVAVTVENGIAWVSFNRPDKRNCMSPRLNRQMMRVLDDLEFREDVGVLVLTGEGTAWSAGMDLKEYFRETEVDGLGGTRKAQRESYGWWRRLRWYQKPTIAMVNGWCFGGGYGPLFACDLAFAAEDAQFGLSEINWGILPGGGAAKVATELTSFRRAMYHAMMGENIDGKTAVEWGFVNEALPLDQLKARVAEVAAVLLKKNPVALKATKDSIRRVREMTYDNAEDYLIRAQEAANSYDSEGRKEGIKQFIDDKTYKPGLGAYDKTKQR from the coding sequence ATGACCATCGACCCCGTTGAACTGGCGACCGTCGCCGTCACCGTCGAAAACGGCATCGCCTGGGTGAGCTTCAACCGGCCCGACAAGCGCAACTGCATGTCGCCCCGCCTCAACCGCCAGATGATGCGCGTGCTCGACGATCTCGAGTTCCGCGAGGATGTCGGCGTGCTGGTGCTGACCGGCGAAGGCACCGCCTGGTCGGCGGGCATGGATCTCAAGGAATATTTCCGCGAGACCGAGGTGGACGGACTTGGCGGCACGCGCAAGGCGCAGCGCGAAAGCTATGGCTGGTGGCGGCGGCTGCGCTGGTATCAGAAGCCGACGATCGCGATGGTCAACGGCTGGTGCTTCGGCGGCGGCTATGGCCCGCTGTTCGCGTGCGACCTCGCCTTCGCGGCGGAAGACGCGCAATTCGGCCTCAGCGAGATCAACTGGGGCATCCTGCCCGGCGGCGGCGCTGCCAAGGTCGCGACCGAACTCACCTCGTTCCGGCGCGCGATGTACCATGCGATGATGGGCGAGAATATCGACGGCAAGACCGCGGTCGAATGGGGCTTCGTCAACGAAGCGCTGCCGCTCGACCAGCTCAAGGCGCGCGTCGCCGAGGTGGCGGCGGTGCTGCTCAAGAAGAACCCGGTCGCGCTGAAGGCGACCAAGGACTCGATCCGCCGCGTGCGCGAGATGACCTATGACAATGCCGAGGATTATCTGATCCGCGCGCAGGAAGCCGCCAACAGCTACGACAGCGAGGGCCGCAAGGAAGGCATCAAGCAGTTCATCGACGACAAGACCTACAAGCCCGGTCTTGGCGCCTATGACAAGACCAAGCAGCGCTGA
- a CDS encoding acetate--CoA ligase family protein has protein sequence MTVETLTPPAALATGHTLDRLLRPRSVAIVGASDKPGALGASVLANLDRNGFSGAIHLINPKRAEIGGRPCLASVADLPDGVDAAVLAIPRVAVLDTVKALAARGVGAAVIFSAGFAEGGEEGLAEQREIGRIAHETGMVVEGPNCLGMTNFIDRIPLTFVETNAVPLGDRKGIGIVSQSGAMACVLGTMLASRDLGLSFSVSTGNEAASGVEDYVEYLLDDPATDVIAMIVEQFRKPQRFLAAALRARTLGKTIVLLHPGKSSAARESAATHTGAMAGDYAVMRVKVERAGVVFAETLEELGDIAEIALRCPTVPPAGVAVLGESGAFKALTLDLCEALDLDLPVIDDASAPALRAALPEFVGVSNPLDLTAQGLVDPDLYYRTLAALFGDDRFGSIVAGIIQTDPVTVGIKLPPILRAVSELRPAKPVIFAGLDEGAAVSAEYLAQLRALGIPYFPSTERALRALKRLTALGGRDFAEAAAEPIAGLDLPAGGVMPEYRAKALLAPLGIPVPAGVFATTVEAALAGAETLGYPVAIKAQSPDLSHKSDAGGVILNLADADALRDGWARLYANVAAYDPGLALDGVLIEAMGQRGVELIVGAKNDPEWGPVILVGFGGVTAEILHDVRLLTPDLPVAAIERELYQLKSAALLRGFRGSPALDVGAVAELVATVGRIMQSAPSIAEIDLNPVIVYPHGAIALDALILMAP, from the coding sequence ATGACGGTCGAGACCCTGACGCCACCCGCCGCTTTGGCAACCGGTCACACGCTCGACCGGCTGCTTCGGCCCCGATCGGTCGCGATCGTCGGCGCATCCGACAAGCCCGGCGCGCTCGGCGCGTCGGTGCTGGCCAACCTGGATCGCAACGGCTTTTCCGGGGCGATCCACCTCATCAACCCGAAGCGCGCCGAGATCGGCGGGCGGCCTTGCCTCGCCTCGGTCGCCGATCTCCCCGACGGCGTCGATGCGGCGGTGCTGGCGATCCCGCGCGTGGCGGTGCTCGACACGGTCAAGGCGCTGGCGGCGCGTGGCGTCGGCGCAGCGGTGATCTTCTCGGCCGGGTTCGCCGAAGGGGGCGAGGAAGGGCTGGCCGAACAGCGCGAGATCGGCCGGATCGCACACGAGACCGGCATGGTGGTGGAGGGGCCGAACTGCCTCGGCATGACCAACTTCATCGATCGCATACCGCTCACGTTCGTCGAGACGAACGCGGTGCCGCTGGGCGATCGCAAGGGCATCGGCATCGTTTCGCAGAGCGGCGCGATGGCGTGCGTGCTGGGCACGATGCTGGCGAGCCGCGACCTTGGCCTGTCCTTCTCGGTTTCGACCGGCAATGAAGCAGCCTCGGGCGTGGAGGATTATGTCGAATATCTCCTCGATGATCCCGCCACCGACGTGATCGCGATGATCGTCGAACAATTTCGTAAACCGCAGCGCTTCCTCGCGGCGGCGCTGCGCGCGCGGACGCTCGGCAAGACGATCGTGCTGCTGCATCCCGGCAAATCGAGCGCGGCGCGCGAATCCGCCGCGACGCATACCGGCGCGATGGCGGGCGACTATGCGGTGATGCGCGTGAAGGTCGAACGGGCCGGCGTGGTCTTCGCCGAAACGCTGGAGGAGCTTGGCGACATCGCCGAGATCGCGCTGCGTTGTCCGACCGTTCCGCCCGCAGGCGTCGCGGTGCTCGGCGAATCGGGCGCGTTCAAGGCGCTGACGCTCGATCTGTGCGAGGCACTCGACCTCGATCTGCCGGTGATCGACGATGCCTCCGCGCCCGCCTTGCGCGCGGCGCTGCCCGAGTTCGTGGGGGTGAGCAATCCGCTCGACCTGACCGCACAGGGGCTGGTCGATCCCGACCTCTACTACCGCACGCTCGCCGCGCTGTTCGGCGACGATCGTTTCGGCAGCATCGTCGCCGGCATCATCCAGACCGATCCGGTAACGGTCGGCATCAAGCTGCCGCCGATCCTGCGCGCGGTGTCCGAGCTCAGGCCCGCCAAGCCGGTGATCTTCGCCGGGCTGGACGAAGGCGCCGCAGTGTCGGCCGAGTATCTCGCGCAGCTTCGCGCACTCGGCATCCCGTACTTCCCCTCGACCGAACGCGCGCTGCGTGCGCTCAAGCGGCTGACGGCGCTTGGCGGGCGCGATTTCGCGGAAGCGGCCGCGGAGCCGATCGCCGGTCTCGATCTGCCGGCGGGGGGCGTGATGCCCGAATATCGGGCGAAGGCGCTGTTGGCTCCGCTCGGCATTCCCGTGCCCGCCGGCGTGTTCGCGACCACCGTCGAGGCGGCGCTCGCGGGGGCGGAGACGCTCGGCTATCCGGTCGCGATCAAGGCGCAATCGCCCGATCTCAGCCACAAGAGCGATGCCGGCGGCGTGATCCTCAACCTCGCCGATGCCGATGCGCTGCGCGACGGCTGGGCGCGGCTTTACGCCAATGTCGCCGCCTATGACCCCGGTCTGGCGCTCGACGGCGTGCTGATCGAGGCGATGGGCCAGCGCGGGGTCGAGCTGATCGTCGGCGCGAAGAATGATCCCGAATGGGGTCCGGTGATTCTGGTCGGGTTCGGCGGCGTGACGGCGGAAATCCTCCACGATGTCCGGCTGCTGACGCCCGACCTGCCGGTCGCGGCGATCGAGCGGGAACTCTACCAGCTCAAGAGCGCGGCGCTGTTGCGGGGGTTTCGCGGATCGCCCGCGCTCGACGTGGGCGCGGTGGCCGAGCTGGTGGCGACGGTCGGCCGGATCATGCAGTCCGCGCCGAGCATCGCCGAGATCGATCTCAACCCGGTGATCGTCTATCCGCACGGGGCAATCGCACTCGACGCGCTGATCCTGATGGCGCCCTAA
- a CDS encoding oxygenase MpaB family protein: protein MTGQGFSLQHRARRSIVRRVQALFNDQARGEQPVIRSDTALFAASSPIWRVHGDVTTMMIGGVTALLLQMLHPAVLAGVWDHSGFRADMLGRLRRTARFVSITTYGDRAEAAAAIARVREIHGRITGTLPDGTPYRADDPDLLGWVHVTEAWSFLAAWQRYGDGRLSRAEADLYCADFATIGHALGAISAPRDTAGTVRALEGGRARLAADDRTREVARTVLGHMPDNPLAIPLQRVTMQAAVDLLPAWARRMHGLPASPPLARPIVSTGALGLATTLRWAFASP from the coding sequence ATGACCGGTCAAGGCTTCTCGCTTCAGCATCGCGCCAGGCGCAGCATCGTGCGGCGCGTGCAGGCGTTGTTCAACGATCAGGCACGCGGCGAGCAGCCCGTCATCCGCAGCGACACGGCGCTGTTCGCCGCGTCCTCGCCGATCTGGCGGGTTCATGGCGACGTCACGACGATGATGATCGGCGGCGTGACGGCACTGCTGCTCCAGATGCTCCATCCGGCGGTGCTTGCGGGCGTGTGGGATCATTCGGGGTTTCGCGCCGACATGCTGGGGCGACTGCGGCGGACGGCGCGGTTCGTCTCGATCACGACCTATGGAGACAGGGCAGAAGCCGCCGCTGCCATCGCGCGTGTCCGCGAGATTCATGGCCGGATCACGGGGACGTTGCCCGACGGTACGCCCTACCGCGCCGACGACCCCGACCTGCTCGGCTGGGTGCATGTCACCGAGGCGTGGAGCTTTCTCGCGGCGTGGCAGCGATATGGCGACGGCCGGTTGTCGCGCGCCGAGGCCGATCTTTACTGCGCGGATTTCGCGACCATCGGCCACGCGCTTGGTGCGATATCCGCGCCCCGCGACACTGCCGGTACGGTCCGCGCGCTCGAGGGCGGGCGGGCGCGGCTCGCGGCGGATGATCGCACCCGCGAGGTCGCGCGGACGGTTCTCGGCCACATGCCCGACAACCCGCTTGCGATTCCGTTGCAGCGCGTGACGATGCAGGCTGCCGTCGATCTGCTGCCGGCATGGGCGCGGCGCATGCATGGCCTGCCAGCGTCCCCGCCGCTTGCGCGCCCCATCGTCAGCACCGGGGCGCTCGGTCTCGCGACGACGTTGCGCTGGGCGTTCGCGAGCCCCTGA
- the mgrA gene encoding L-glyceraldehyde 3-phosphate reductase: MPFPTPYTADPARYDGRMPYRRTGRSGLRLPAISLGLWQNFGGADVFETGRAILRRAFDRGVTHFDLANNYGPPYGSAEENFGRVFAADFAGHRDELIISTKAGWDMWPGPYGDVGSSKKYLIASCDQSLKRMGLDYVDIFYSHRVDPATPLEETMGALVQLHRQGKALYVGISSYEPGLTRQAAAILAEEKVPLFIHQPSYSILNRWIEQGLLATLDALGTGCIAFSPLAQGMLTAKYLGGVPQDARASRQGSLSQALLSERNLTAIRTLDGIAKQRGQTLAQMAIAWVLRDPRITSALIGARTVEQLDDSLDAVKDLQFTADELAAIDAAAEDGGINIWSGSSEISTLPPAQGVPV; this comes from the coding sequence ATGCCGTTTCCCACGCCCTATACCGCCGACCCGGCCCGCTATGACGGACGCATGCCCTATCGCCGCACCGGGCGGAGCGGGCTGCGATTGCCGGCGATCAGCCTCGGGCTGTGGCAGAATTTCGGCGGCGCGGACGTGTTCGAGACCGGCCGGGCGATCCTGCGCCGGGCGTTCGATCGCGGCGTGACCCATTTCGATCTCGCCAACAATTACGGCCCGCCCTACGGCTCGGCCGAGGAGAATTTCGGGCGCGTGTTCGCCGCCGACTTCGCTGGCCACCGGGACGAACTGATCATCTCGACCAAGGCGGGCTGGGACATGTGGCCGGGGCCATATGGCGATGTCGGCTCGTCCAAGAAATATCTGATCGCGAGCTGCGACCAGAGCCTCAAGCGGATGGGGCTCGACTATGTCGATATCTTCTATTCGCACCGGGTCGATCCGGCGACGCCGCTCGAAGAGACGATGGGCGCGCTGGTCCAGCTCCACCGGCAGGGCAAGGCGCTGTATGTCGGCATATCCTCCTACGAACCCGGGCTGACCCGGCAGGCCGCCGCGATCCTCGCCGAAGAGAAGGTGCCGCTCTTCATCCATCAGCCGAGCTATTCGATCCTCAACCGCTGGATCGAGCAGGGCTTGCTCGCCACGCTGGATGCGCTCGGCACGGGCTGCATCGCTTTCTCGCCGCTTGCCCAGGGCATGCTGACCGCCAAATATCTCGGCGGCGTGCCGCAAGACGCTCGGGCGAGCCGACAGGGATCGCTGTCGCAGGCGCTGCTGAGCGAGCGAAACCTGACCGCGATCCGCACGCTCGACGGAATCGCGAAGCAGCGTGGCCAGACGCTCGCGCAGATGGCGATCGCCTGGGTTTTGCGTGACCCGCGAATCACCTCGGCGCTGATCGGCGCGCGCACCGTCGAACAGCTCGACGATTCGCTCGATGCCGTGAAAGACCTTCAGTTCACGGCGGACGAGCTCGCCGCGATCGACGCAGCGGCGGAGGACGGCGGGATCAACATCTGGTCGGGATCGTCGGAAATCTCGACGCTACCGCCCGCGCAAGGCGTGCCGGTCTGA
- a CDS encoding GntR family transcriptional regulator: MNDRSPPPSTPTPPAAKPLKPGQHVIVSLRRMIAEGTFQPGERIGEVATAEALGVSRMPVRTALRALEAEGLVVRLGARGYAARSITASEINGAIEVRGVLEGLAARRLAQRGLTTAEQHAFRTCLAEGAAIFADGVLADGALDLFYAYNVAFHSLLIDASGNPSIGYALARNNHLPFASASALALDWSDRPSEFEHLRGAHQAHCDVIDAILRRDPDDAERIMRDHAWAAVGSERVFGGIPPGP, from the coding sequence ATGAACGATCGATCGCCCCCACCCTCGACTCCGACCCCGCCAGCCGCAAAGCCGCTCAAACCCGGCCAGCACGTCATCGTCTCGCTGCGGCGGATGATCGCCGAGGGCACGTTCCAGCCCGGCGAACGGATCGGCGAAGTCGCCACGGCCGAGGCGCTCGGCGTGTCGCGCATGCCGGTGCGCACCGCGCTGCGGGCGTTGGAGGCCGAGGGGCTCGTGGTCAGGCTGGGGGCGCGGGGGTATGCGGCCCGCTCGATCACCGCGTCGGAAATCAACGGCGCGATCGAAGTCCGTGGCGTACTGGAAGGGCTGGCCGCCCGGCGGCTGGCGCAGCGCGGGCTGACCACGGCCGAACAGCACGCCTTTCGAACGTGCCTGGCCGAAGGTGCGGCGATCTTCGCCGATGGTGTGTTGGCCGACGGCGCGCTCGATCTGTTCTACGCTTACAACGTCGCGTTCCACAGCTTGCTGATCGATGCGAGCGGCAACCCGTCGATCGGCTATGCTCTCGCGCGCAACAACCATCTCCCGTTCGCCTCGGCGTCGGCGCTGGCGCTCGACTGGAGCGATCGTCCATCCGAATTCGAGCATCTGCGCGGCGCGCACCAGGCGCATTGCGACGTGATCGACGCGATCCTGCGGCGCGATCCCGACGACGCTGAACGCATCATGCGGGATCATGCCTGGGCGGCGGTCGGCAGCGAGCGCGTGTTCGGGGGGATACCGCCCGGACCGTAG
- a CDS encoding aromatic ring-hydroxylating oxygenase subunit alpha produces MSEGVTPWIRNAWYVGCAADEVGTGPLGRTICGEKMVFFRTTDGSVSALEDFCPHRGAPLSLGFVRDGALVCGYHGLAADCRGKVSDMPGQRVGGFPAIRRYPVIERYGFIWVWPGDAEAADPAKLHHLEWAESPQWAYGGGYYHIDCDYRLMVDNLMDLTHETYVHASSIGQKEIDEAPVKTRATPEEVVTSRFMDAIVAPPFWQMALRGAGLPDDGLVDRWQICRFTLPSHVMIEVGVALQGRGGYDAEDAAKASSIVVDFITPETETSHHYFWGMARRFAIADAALTDTIREGQGRIFGEDLEMLERQQANLSRYPDRKLLKLNIDAGGVRSRMMIERAIAAEQPGAEAQETETEEMVAL; encoded by the coding sequence GTGAGTGAAGGTGTGACACCGTGGATTCGTAACGCATGGTATGTCGGCTGTGCCGCGGACGAGGTCGGAACCGGCCCGCTCGGCCGGACGATCTGTGGTGAGAAGATGGTCTTCTTCCGCACCACGGATGGGTCCGTATCCGCGCTCGAGGATTTCTGCCCGCATCGCGGCGCGCCTCTGTCATTGGGCTTCGTTCGCGATGGCGCTCTGGTGTGTGGCTATCATGGTCTGGCGGCCGACTGCCGTGGCAAGGTCTCCGACATGCCGGGGCAGCGGGTCGGCGGCTTTCCGGCGATCCGTCGCTATCCGGTCATCGAACGCTATGGTTTCATCTGGGTCTGGCCCGGTGACGCGGAAGCGGCGGACCCCGCCAAGCTTCACCATCTGGAATGGGCGGAAAGCCCGCAATGGGCTTATGGCGGCGGCTATTACCATATCGACTGCGACTATCGCTTGATGGTCGACAATCTGATGGACCTTACGCACGAAACCTATGTCCATGCGAGCAGCATCGGGCAGAAGGAGATCGACGAGGCGCCCGTCAAGACTCGCGCCACGCCCGAAGAGGTCGTCACCAGCCGTTTCATGGACGCGATCGTCGCGCCGCCCTTCTGGCAAATGGCACTTCGCGGTGCCGGGTTGCCCGACGACGGACTGGTCGATCGCTGGCAGATTTGCCGATTCACCCTGCCGAGCCATGTCATGATCGAGGTCGGCGTCGCGCTTCAGGGGCGCGGCGGATATGACGCCGAGGATGCGGCCAAGGCATCCTCCATCGTGGTCGATTTCATCACGCCCGAGACCGAGACATCGCACCATTATTTCTGGGGCATGGCGCGCCGCTTCGCCATCGCGGACGCGGCGCTGACCGATACGATCCGCGAAGGGCAGGGCCGGATTTTCGGTGAAGACCTCGAGATGCTGGAGCGGCAGCAGGCCAACCTCAGCCGCTATCCCGATCGCAAGCTCCTCAAGCTCAACATCGATGCGGGCGGGGTTCGCTCGCGCATGATGATCGAGCGGGCGATCGCCGCCGAACAGCCGGGCGCCGAAGCGCAGGAAACCGAGACGGAGGAAATGGTGGCGCTTTGA